The genomic interval TTCGCCTATGGTCGACTATAAAGGTGGAAAATATTTAGATGGTGGAACATCTGATCCAATTCCTGTACGGAAAGCGATTGCGGATGGATGTGACAAAGTAATTGTCGTTTTAACACGTGATCGCAATTATGTGAAAACACCTGAGAAATTCCGAATCATCTATAAACGTCTATTTAAGAAATATCCGGAAATGATTCGTTTATTAGATCAACGTCATGAAATCTATAATGAAACTCTTCATTATGTGACGAAGCTTGAACGTGAGGGAAGAGCACTTGTTATTGCGCCAAGTTCTCCGATTACGATTAGTCGTTTTGAAAAAAATAAGGAAAAGCTTAAGAAGCTTTATCAGTTAGGAATACAGGACGCACAAGCAACGATGAATTTGATCGTCGAAATGGTACATGGGACAGCGGCTAGTTATTCTAAATAGAAAGAATAGGGTTTATTGTAGTAAGCAGATGAAAGACGTTGATTTAGGGAGTTATGCTTTTGGATAACTTTCCCTTTTTGTTTTTATCGTGTAATATCAAAATGAAAGCGCTTATATAATAGTGAATCTGGATAACTATGAAAAAAGGATGAAGCTTATGAAACCACTTGCTGTGATTAGTACTAAGCTAAAGCCTCCAATGATTCGCGAACCAAAGATTAGGCGTGCTGGGTTATACCGGAAATTGAAACAGATCAATCAGTATCCTTTGACAATCATCCATGCCGGTGCTGGTTATGGAAAAAGTACAGCTTTAGCTCTTTTTGTCCAAGATGTGAAAGAAAAAGTATGTTGGTACGATGTTTCTTCGCAAGATGATGATTTTTTTCAATTTTATCAGTATATGATTCATAGTATTCAACAACTCTATCCTTCTTTCGGACAAGTTTTACTAGAAAGGGCTTACGCAAGTACCCCGTTTTCTAAAACAGATGAGCTGGTAGAATGGAGTATTTTATTTATTAATGAACTGGCTGCCTTATCTGAAGAAGTGATTGTAATTATCGACAATTTTCATCATGTAGAAAAATCTATGTCTATTCAATTGTTTATGGAATACCTTATCAACTATTATCCTTCGAACCTGCACCTTGTTGTATCTAGCCGAAATAAACCGCAGTGGAACTGGATTCCTCGTTTAAAGATGAATGGCCATATGCTTGAAATAACTCAAGATTATTTAGCGCTAACAAAGGAAGAGGCTGAGCTTCTTTTCATCGACTTTTACCATCTGACGTTATGTGACGAAGAGTTAGCACGTATTTTTCAGTTAACGGAAGGATGGGCTATTGCTCTAGAAGTTGTTGCTCAACAATTGATGGAGGGAATACATCTTCATAAAATCATCACCAATCGTTCTTCCTATTTAGAGGATTTTTTTCAATATATCACGTTGGAAGTATTACGCAATCAATCTTCAACAGTTCAATCCTTTTTGGAACAAACAAGTATATTAGAAGAATTGTCTCCCGAAGCATGTGATTATATTCTGGATATCGAGAATGCTGAGGAAATGCTGCAATATTTGAATCTTCAAAACTTGTTTATTATACCAACTGGTCATCAACAATACCGTTATCATCCCTTATTCCAAGAGCTATTGGAGAACCGATGTAAAGACATGCAATCAGACCGTTTTTTTCAATTAAATAAGAGAGCCGCCCACTATTATGAAAATAGAGGTTTGTTTGAAATGAGTCTTTATCATTTGGAGAAACTTGTTGATTTCGGTGGGATGGCTAGAATTTTGCATATGCACGGGATGAGTATGTTGAAAAAAGGAAAGATTCATTATTTATTGGAGAAAGTAACCGCTCTTCCTGAAATAAAAAAAGATGAACATTATTTGCTATGGTTGATTGAAGCGGAAGTGATGCGGCTTTGTTCTCAATATGAAAGAGCAGAATTTTGTTATAATCGATTGATTTTTTTTAGCAGGCAATATGATGATAAACAAATAATGAGTCGTGCCCACGAGGGGAAAGCGAGGATATATTTAGACACGCTCCAGCCTGGTAAAGCTGAACGGCATTTACAAGCAGCCATTCAATTAAGAGAGAATAGCTATGGTGTCGATGAAGAGGAAATCGCAGAGCTGCATCAATTGTTAGTTGAAAACTTAATTAATTCTGGAAAAACGAATCAAGCAGAACAATGGTTAACACGTATTAAGCAAATCAACACAAGTAAAAATGGAAATTTGCTAGCTCGTTTATACTTGCGAACAGGCAGATTAATGATGGCAAAAGAAATTTTACAAGAAAGACAGAAGGAGTACTCTTTTAATCAAGAAACGCATATTCCTCAATTTCATCGAGAAACGGAACTTATTTTATCCTTAGTAGAGACCTATATTGGTAATGCTGAAGAGAGCAAACGTTTAGCTCAAGCCGCGATTGGACATGGAATTCAACTAAAATCATCTTATATAGAAGCTTGTGGCTGGATTAGAATGGGGCATGCCATTCAACTGCTTTCAGCCTATGATCCTGCTTTATCGATACAGTGTTATGAAACGGCATTAACGATTATGGGAGATATAAAAAATTCAAGAGGAAAAGCAGAACCGTATTTAGGCTTATGTTTGTACTATGCAGGAAGAAAAGATGATAAACAAGCGGTTGAATACGGACGATTGGCTATGGAGGAAACAGAAAAGGTACATGACCAATGGCTGACAGCTTACATTCGTTTAAGTATCGCCATTGCTTATGTTTATACGGAAAGTTGGACGATAGCTGAGCAAGAATTGGATGAAGCGGAGCAGCTATTTTGGCAATGCGGCGATGCTTACGGGCTTACTCTTGTTACGCTATGGAAAGTTCAGCTTGCTTATTCCGCAAGTTCCTGGCATGTATTTGAGCAGGAATGTATAAATTTATTTCAAAAAATTCAACTTGGACAGTATGAATATTTACTTTTAAAACGAACACTGTATGGTCCGGTGGATGTCCAGCAGTTCGTCCCCATTCTGCTCGAAGCTCAAAAACGGAATATTGGGCAACCGTTTGTTTCTAAAATGTTAAAGGAACTAGGATATCATGATCTTTTGACACATCCTGGTTATACACTAAAGATTTCAACGCTCGGACAATTCAAAGTCCTTTTAGGCAATCAGGAAGTAAAGGATAAAGGCTGGCAAAGAGGCAAAGCAAAAGAATTGTTTCAACTATTTCTTACAAAAAGAAATAAACTGCTGCAAAAGAGAGAAATTATAGAGATACTATGGCCTGAACAAGATGAGAAAACAGCAGACCGAGATTTTAAAGTAGCTTTAAATGCTCTTAATAGTGTACTAGAGCCGGAACGGAAAGCAAGGTCACAATCTTTTTTTATTAAAAGAGTGGGCAGTAGTTACGGAATAAATGACCAGTCAGCTTATATGCTGGATACTACCATGTTTGAACAATGGATGTTAAGCGGCTTAGAAGAACGTAATCAAAAGCAGGCGAAAGAATATTTAAAAAGAGGATTGACACTTTATAAAGGAGATTATTTACCTGAACGCAAATTTCATGATTGGTGTTTAAATGAACGAGAACGATTATTGGTGCTGTTTCTGAGAGGAGCGGAGAGGTATGCTCAATTAAGTATTGTCACAGAAGCGTACCATGAGGCCATTTACTGGTGTGAAAAAATTCTAGAAAAAGATCGCACTTGGGAGGAAGCATATCGTCTCTTAATGTATTGTTATTATATGCATAACAATCGTCCGCAAAGTTTAAAATGGTACAAAAAGTGCTGTGATGTGTTGCAAGAAGAAATCGGTGTCGAACCACTTGCTGCTACAAAAGAAATGTATAAGATGATTATGGAAGCAACAGATATCACCTTATCCGAAAATGACTCAATCTAAGCTGAATGAGGGAAGCCTCGATTCAGCTTTTTTATTCGCTCCCGATTTTGTAACTCCTTTGTAACTTCCTTTTTTTAAGATGATATCAAGCAGTAATGGATTTCATTTTTTAAAATAGGAGGAAAACGAATGAGGAAAATGAAAGGTGCTTTGTTTGTAGTTTTACTTATGATGGTCTTTACATCAGCTTGTAGCTCTGGCTCTTCATCCTCTGAGCAATCATCTAAAGAAGGAACAATCAAAATTGGTGTGCTTGCTTCCATGACAGGGGCACTTGAATCATATGGTAAGCAAACAACAAGAGGGTTTGAGCTAGGGCTTGATTATGCAACGGATGGAACGCGAGAAATCGATGGGCGAAAAATTGAATTCATTATAGAAGATACAGAAACGAAAGCAGAAGTAGCTGTACAAAAAGCAACGAAACTACTTGAAGAGGATCAAGTAGATTTTCTAGTGGGGTCATCTAGTTCTGTTGATACGCTAGCTGTTGTACCGCTTGCAGAAGAATATAAAAAAATCTTTGTTGTAGAACCAGCTGTTGCAGATAGTATTACTGGCTCAGAGTTCAATAAATACGTGTTTAGAACAGCGCGAAACTCCTCACAAGATGCTGTAGCAGGAGCAGCAGCGATTGCTAAAAAAGGAGTGAAAATTGCTACGTTTGCACCAGATAACAGCTTTGGGCATGATGGAATAACTGCATTTAAGGAAGCGGCAGAAAAATTGGGAGCAACCATCACTCATGAAGAATTTGCCGATCCGGCTGGAACAGATTTTACTTCCAATATCCAAAAAATTATCAATGCTAAACCAGACTATTTATTTGTTGTGTGGGCAGGTGCTAATTCTCCTTGGAATCAAATCGCTGATATGAAAGTACAAGACAAAGGAATTACCATTTCGACTGGTGCTCCAGATATTGCCGCGTTAAAAACAATGAAGCCATTAGTAGGAATGGAAGGATTTAGCGTATATTATCATGATCTGCCCAACAATGAAGTCAATGATTGGTTAGTAAAGGAGCATAAAGATCGTTTTAATGGTGAGCTTCCTGATTTGTTTACACCAGGTGGGATGAGTGCAGCTATTTCAATTGTCGAAGCTTTGAAGAAAACAGAGAATAGTACGGATTCTGATAAGCTGATTGAGGCTATGGAAGGAATGAGTTTTGAAACACCGAAAGGAACGATGACTTTCCGTAAAGAAGATCATCAAGCCCTTCAAACTCTTTATTCTATTAAACTAGAGAATAAGAAGGGTGTGGATTATCCAGTGCCTGTTTTAATTAGAGAATTAAGCCCTGAAGAAACAGCGCCGCCGATCCGGAATAAGTAAATGTAGTTGTACTCCCCTTATGCCTTTGGACCAGACTGTGAAGGTGTAGGGGAGTTTTTAAATAGAACATCTTAAAAGGATGGTGAGTGAGTGGTGGCGATTCTTGAAACGAAAAATCTAGGCATTACATTTGGAGCACACCAAGCTGTACAGGATGTTAGCTTTTCGGTTGAGAAAAATGAATTTAAATCGATTATTGGTCCAAATGGAGCGGGGAAAACGACCTTGTTCAATCTCTTAAGTGGACAATTGAAGCCAACAAAAGGAGAAA from Peribacillus asahii carries:
- a CDS encoding BTAD domain-containing putative transcriptional regulator, coding for MKPLAVISTKLKPPMIREPKIRRAGLYRKLKQINQYPLTIIHAGAGYGKSTALALFVQDVKEKVCWYDVSSQDDDFFQFYQYMIHSIQQLYPSFGQVLLERAYASTPFSKTDELVEWSILFINELAALSEEVIVIIDNFHHVEKSMSIQLFMEYLINYYPSNLHLVVSSRNKPQWNWIPRLKMNGHMLEITQDYLALTKEEAELLFIDFYHLTLCDEELARIFQLTEGWAIALEVVAQQLMEGIHLHKIITNRSSYLEDFFQYITLEVLRNQSSTVQSFLEQTSILEELSPEACDYILDIENAEEMLQYLNLQNLFIIPTGHQQYRYHPLFQELLENRCKDMQSDRFFQLNKRAAHYYENRGLFEMSLYHLEKLVDFGGMARILHMHGMSMLKKGKIHYLLEKVTALPEIKKDEHYLLWLIEAEVMRLCSQYERAEFCYNRLIFFSRQYDDKQIMSRAHEGKARIYLDTLQPGKAERHLQAAIQLRENSYGVDEEEIAELHQLLVENLINSGKTNQAEQWLTRIKQINTSKNGNLLARLYLRTGRLMMAKEILQERQKEYSFNQETHIPQFHRETELILSLVETYIGNAEESKRLAQAAIGHGIQLKSSYIEACGWIRMGHAIQLLSAYDPALSIQCYETALTIMGDIKNSRGKAEPYLGLCLYYAGRKDDKQAVEYGRLAMEETEKVHDQWLTAYIRLSIAIAYVYTESWTIAEQELDEAEQLFWQCGDAYGLTLVTLWKVQLAYSASSWHVFEQECINLFQKIQLGQYEYLLLKRTLYGPVDVQQFVPILLEAQKRNIGQPFVSKMLKELGYHDLLTHPGYTLKISTLGQFKVLLGNQEVKDKGWQRGKAKELFQLFLTKRNKLLQKREIIEILWPEQDEKTADRDFKVALNALNSVLEPERKARSQSFFIKRVGSSYGINDQSAYMLDTTMFEQWMLSGLEERNQKQAKEYLKRGLTLYKGDYLPERKFHDWCLNERERLLVLFLRGAERYAQLSIVTEAYHEAIYWCEKILEKDRTWEEAYRLLMYCYYMHNNRPQSLKWYKKCCDVLQEEIGVEPLAATKEMYKMIMEATDITLSENDSI
- a CDS encoding substrate-binding domain-containing protein; this encodes MRKMKGALFVVLLMMVFTSACSSGSSSSEQSSKEGTIKIGVLASMTGALESYGKQTTRGFELGLDYATDGTREIDGRKIEFIIEDTETKAEVAVQKATKLLEEDQVDFLVGSSSSVDTLAVVPLAEEYKKIFVVEPAVADSITGSEFNKYVFRTARNSSQDAVAGAAAIAKKGVKIATFAPDNSFGHDGITAFKEAAEKLGATITHEEFADPAGTDFTSNIQKIINAKPDYLFVVWAGANSPWNQIADMKVQDKGITISTGAPDIAALKTMKPLVGMEGFSVYYHDLPNNEVNDWLVKEHKDRFNGELPDLFTPGGMSAAISIVEALKKTENSTDSDKLIEAMEGMSFETPKGTMTFRKEDHQALQTLYSIKLENKKGVDYPVPVLIRELSPEETAPPIRNK